The proteins below come from a single Serpentinimonas raichei genomic window:
- the trpE gene encoding anthranilate synthase component I, which yields MITETEFQHLAAQGYHRIALSAETLADLETPLSLYLKLAHAGAEGGRYSFLLESVVGGERFGRYSFIGLPARTVLRASGFGAAARTEVLRDGVLQEAASGNPLDFIAAYQQRFKVALPPGWPRFCGGLAGYFGYDAVRHIEPKLLHSCPPDPLGCPDILLLQCEELAVIDNLSGRLHLIVYADPAQPAAYAWARQRLQELLAALQRPVAAPPVQPSPAHPPERAFARADYLAAVARAKELIAAGDFMQVQVGQRISQRYEQSPLSLYRALRSLNPSPYMYYYDFGEFQVVGASPEILVRQERVPEGCKVTIRPLAGTRPRGATPELDRAAEHELLADPKERAEHVMLIDLARNDIGRIAQIGSVKVSDAFVVERYSHVMHIVSNVEGLLQEGLSNMDVLKATFPAGTLTGAPKVHAMELIDQLEPVKRGLYGGACGYLSYAGDMDLAIAIRTGIVKDGQLHVQAAAGVVADSVPELEWAETEHKARALLRAAEMVQAGLQ from the coding sequence GTGATCACCGAAACCGAATTTCAGCACCTGGCGGCCCAGGGCTACCACCGCATCGCCCTGAGCGCCGAAACGCTGGCCGATCTGGAAACCCCGCTCTCGCTCTATCTCAAACTGGCGCACGCCGGTGCAGAAGGCGGGCGCTACAGCTTTTTGCTCGAATCGGTGGTGGGCGGCGAGCGCTTTGGGCGCTACAGCTTCATCGGCTTGCCCGCGCGCACGGTGCTGCGCGCCAGCGGCTTTGGGGCAGCGGCGCGCACCGAGGTTTTGCGCGACGGGGTGTTGCAGGAGGCCGCCAGCGGCAACCCGCTCGATTTCATCGCCGCCTACCAGCAGCGCTTCAAGGTGGCGCTGCCGCCCGGCTGGCCGCGTTTTTGTGGCGGGCTGGCGGGCTATTTTGGCTACGACGCGGTGCGCCACATCGAACCCAAGCTGCTGCACAGTTGCCCGCCGGACCCGCTGGGCTGCCCCGACATTTTGCTGCTGCAATGCGAAGAGCTGGCGGTGATCGACAACCTCTCGGGCCGCCTGCACCTGATCGTCTATGCCGACCCGGCCCAGCCCGCGGCCTACGCCTGGGCTCGCCAGCGCCTGCAAGAGCTGCTGGCGGCGCTGCAACGCCCGGTGGCCGCGCCGCCGGTGCAGCCCAGCCCGGCGCACCCGCCCGAGCGCGCCTTTGCCCGGGCCGACTACCTGGCGGCGGTGGCGCGCGCCAAAGAGCTGATCGCCGCCGGCGACTTCATGCAGGTGCAGGTCGGGCAGCGCATCAGCCAGCGCTACGAGCAAAGCCCGCTGAGCCTGTACCGGGCGCTGCGCTCGCTCAACCCCAGCCCCTACATGTACTACTACGATTTTGGCGAGTTCCAGGTGGTGGGCGCTTCGCCCGAGATTCTGGTGCGCCAGGAGCGCGTGCCCGAGGGCTGCAAGGTCACCATCCGGCCGCTGGCTGGCACGCGGCCGCGCGGGGCCACGCCGGAGCTCGATCGCGCCGCCGAACACGAGCTGTTGGCCGACCCGAAAGAGCGCGCCGAGCACGTGATGCTGATCGACCTGGCGCGCAACGACATCGGGCGCATCGCGCAGATTGGCAGCGTCAAGGTAAGCGACGCCTTCGTGGTCGAGCGCTACAGCCACGTGATGCACATCGTCAGCAACGTCGAAGGCCTGCTGCAAGAGGGCCTGAGCAATATGGACGTGCTCAAGGCCACGTTTCCGGCCGGCACCCTCACCGGCGCGCCCAAGGTGCACGCGATGGAGCTGATCGACCAGTTGGAGCCGGTCAAGCGCGGCCTCTATGGCGGGGCCTGCGGCTACCTGAGCTACGCCGGCGACATGGATCTGGCCATCGCCATCCGCACCGGCATCGTCAAAGACGGGCAGTTGCACGTGCAGGCGGCGGCCGGCGTGGTGGCCGATTCGGTGCCCGAGCTCGAGTGGGCCGAGACCGAACACAAGGCGCGCGCGCTGCTGCGCGCCGCCGAAATGGTGCAGGCGGGGTTGCAATGA
- a CDS encoding DEAD/DEAH box helicase: MNNRVLDLELEPDGVNWAVSGRVQGTQHAPYQTRVAITLNPQSQLVDWFASCSCPVGAGCKHAVALSIKAAYQGGRLLEGATPPPMDAEAAAALRARSEAAQQVAQTRLAQQAEEAAERQLLGWLQQVDAVDRLVRSNPAHLRTEADRREQYVYLVSTSTTRNVSRLQFSLAVSYPKLNGQWAKPRAVSYEPQPGYGMYDSATALDHQVLQLMRACKSAREGRAYGFVDTVLPMGEAGALLLRQAASTGRLLTRSPSGYPERVLAWGEPEPLQWAWSEVPAPDPAPPGWRLQAALVRPGLLLCANEPPLYLDAAVGVLGLVVADGVASDKLQALLKAPVLAESVLRKHADLLTQRLGPLPLPPVLPSVMQIKGLRPTACLHLSALPASEAPTGGLMRGLLRFDYAGFSGFWPPAQSAVMLPPLGAEGQRRMLHRDLDTEQQALARLLALGLWVADDGQVVLSPAEPPQRWLQWADSDWAELRGAGFELEFADDLRDWVVRADTLQVALEAQGEEEEDDEGGSPWFDLSLGIEINGARHNVLPWLPEIIATAARSPLNGDTGLPELPEFLYLRTLEGSGFVRLPSQSLRPWLGALLELVGERTLEFNADKLQLSRMEALRTSAALGEGVVWQGAQSLRALVQRMQGQQSLPVVALPASVQASLRPYQQLGLNWLQFLRESALAGILADDMGLGKTLQTLAHIQVEKDAGRLDRPALIIAPLSLLGNWQREAGRFCPDLRCLVLHGQERHEKAASLAGHDVVIAPYSLLQRDRERWLQTPWHLVVLDEAQNIKNASTRAAQVACELVTRHRLCLSGTPMENHLGEIWSLFHFLMPGFLSGQQRFKELFRNPIERQGNPERMAQLRARITPFMLRRTKALVAHELPPKVETVARVELSGRQADLYETIRLSMEKTVREALDSKGLAKSQITILDALLKLRQVCCDPQLLKLDAARKVKHSAKLEHLMELLPEMLTEGRRVLLFSQFTSMLSLIEVELKKRGLPWVKLTGQSQKRDQIIERFTSGEVPLFLISLKAGGVGLNLPQADTVIHYDPWWNPAVENQATDRAHRIGQTHSVWVLKLVAQGTIEERILALQERKAALAEGVYSGSAARREPLFGESDLAELLKPLGRA, encoded by the coding sequence TTGAACAACCGGGTGCTGGATCTGGAGCTGGAACCCGATGGCGTAAACTGGGCGGTGTCGGGCCGGGTTCAAGGCACGCAGCACGCGCCGTACCAAACCCGGGTCGCGATCACGCTCAACCCCCAGTCGCAACTGGTGGACTGGTTTGCCTCCTGTTCGTGCCCGGTGGGTGCGGGCTGCAAACACGCGGTCGCACTGTCGATCAAGGCGGCTTACCAAGGCGGGCGTTTGCTGGAGGGTGCTACCCCACCCCCGATGGACGCCGAAGCGGCTGCCGCCCTGCGAGCACGTTCCGAAGCGGCGCAGCAGGTCGCCCAGACGCGCCTGGCGCAGCAGGCCGAAGAAGCCGCTGAGCGGCAGTTGCTGGGCTGGCTCCAGCAGGTGGACGCAGTGGACCGGTTGGTGCGCAGCAACCCGGCGCACCTGCGCACGGAGGCAGACCGCAGGGAGCAGTACGTCTACTTGGTATCGACATCGACCACCCGGAATGTGTCGCGTCTGCAATTCAGCCTAGCGGTCTCGTACCCCAAGCTCAATGGGCAATGGGCCAAACCGCGCGCGGTGAGCTACGAGCCGCAACCCGGCTATGGGATGTACGACAGCGCCACAGCGCTTGACCACCAAGTGCTGCAGCTCATGCGCGCCTGCAAAAGTGCGCGCGAGGGGCGTGCATATGGTTTTGTCGACACCGTGTTGCCCATGGGCGAGGCCGGTGCCCTGCTGTTGCGCCAAGCCGCCTCCACCGGGCGGCTGCTCACGCGCTCCCCCAGCGGCTACCCCGAGCGCGTGCTGGCCTGGGGTGAACCCGAGCCCTTGCAATGGGCCTGGTCCGAGGTGCCAGCGCCGGACCCTGCGCCCCCCGGCTGGCGGCTGCAAGCGGCGCTGGTGCGACCGGGCTTGTTGTTGTGTGCGAACGAGCCGCCGCTGTACCTGGATGCCGCCGTCGGCGTGCTGGGGCTGGTGGTGGCCGATGGCGTGGCCAGCGACAAGCTGCAGGCGCTGCTCAAGGCGCCGGTGCTGGCCGAATCGGTGCTGCGCAAACACGCCGACTTGTTGACGCAGCGGCTGGGCCCACTGCCGCTGCCGCCGGTGTTGCCCAGCGTGATGCAGATCAAAGGTCTGCGGCCCACCGCCTGCCTGCATCTGAGTGCGCTGCCCGCCAGTGAGGCGCCCACCGGCGGGCTGATGCGCGGCCTGCTCCGCTTCGACTACGCCGGGTTCAGCGGGTTTTGGCCACCCGCACAGTCGGCCGTGATGTTGCCGCCATTGGGTGCCGAGGGTCAGCGCCGCATGCTGCACCGCGACCTGGATACCGAGCAGCAAGCGCTGGCGCGGCTGCTGGCGCTCGGCTTGTGGGTGGCGGATGACGGTCAGGTGGTGTTGTCGCCCGCCGAGCCGCCGCAACGCTGGCTGCAGTGGGCCGACAGCGACTGGGCCGAGCTGCGCGGCGCCGGGTTTGAGCTCGAGTTTGCAGACGATTTGCGCGACTGGGTGGTGCGCGCCGACACCTTGCAAGTGGCGCTGGAGGCGCAAGGCGAGGAAGAAGAAGACGACGAAGGCGGCTCGCCGTGGTTTGACTTGTCGCTGGGGATCGAGATCAACGGCGCGCGCCACAACGTCTTGCCCTGGCTGCCCGAGATCATCGCCACGGCGGCGCGCTCGCCGCTGAACGGCGACACCGGCTTGCCCGAGCTGCCCGAATTTTTGTACCTGCGCACGCTGGAAGGCAGCGGTTTTGTGCGCCTGCCCAGCCAGTCGCTGCGGCCCTGGCTGGGTGCCTTGCTGGAGCTGGTGGGCGAGCGCACGCTCGAGTTCAACGCCGATAAGCTCCAGCTCTCGCGCATGGAAGCCCTGCGCACCAGCGCCGCCCTGGGCGAGGGCGTGGTGTGGCAGGGCGCGCAAAGCCTGCGCGCGCTGGTGCAGCGCATGCAGGGCCAGCAAAGCCTGCCGGTGGTTGCGCTGCCAGCCAGCGTGCAAGCCAGCCTGCGCCCCTACCAGCAGCTGGGCTTGAACTGGTTGCAGTTCTTGCGCGAAAGCGCACTCGCCGGTATTCTGGCCGACGACATGGGCTTGGGCAAAACGCTGCAAACCCTGGCCCACATCCAAGTCGAAAAAGACGCCGGCAGGTTGGACCGCCCGGCGCTCATCATCGCGCCGCTGAGCCTGCTGGGCAACTGGCAACGCGAAGCCGGGCGTTTCTGCCCCGACCTGCGCTGCCTGGTGCTGCACGGGCAGGAACGGCACGAAAAAGCCGCCTCACTGGCGGGGCACGATGTGGTGATCGCGCCGTATTCGCTGCTGCAGCGCGACCGTGAACGCTGGCTGCAAACCCCGTGGCACCTGGTGGTGCTCGACGAAGCGCAGAACATCAAGAACGCCAGCACCCGCGCCGCGCAGGTGGCGTGTGAGCTGGTCACGCGCCACCGCCTGTGCCTCTCGGGCACACCGATGGAGAACCACTTGGGCGAAATCTGGAGCCTGTTTCACTTTCTCATGCCCGGCTTTCTGAGCGGGCAGCAGCGCTTCAAAGAGCTGTTTCGCAACCCCATCGAGCGCCAGGGAAACCCCGAGCGCATGGCGCAACTGCGCGCCCGCATCACGCCCTTCATGCTGCGCCGGACCAAGGCGCTGGTGGCGCACGAGCTGCCGCCCAAAGTGGAAACCGTGGCGCGGGTGGAGCTGAGCGGCAGGCAGGCCGACCTGTACGAAACGATACGCCTGAGCATGGAAAAAACCGTGCGCGAGGCGCTCGACAGCAAGGGCCTGGCGAAATCACAGATCACCATCTTGGACGCCTTGCTCAAGCTGCGCCAGGTCTGCTGCGACCCGCAACTGCTCAAGCTCGATGCCGCCCGAAAAGTCAAACACTCGGCCAAGCTCGAACACCTGATGGAGCTGCTGCCCGAGATGCTGACCGAAGGGCGGCGCGTGTTGCTGTTCTCCCAGTTCACCAGCATGCTGAGCCTGATCGAGGTCGAACTGAAGAAGCGTGGCCTGCCATGGGTCAAACTCACCGGCCAGAGCCAAAAGCGCGACCAGATCATCGAGCGCTTCACCAGCGGAGAAGTCCCGCTGTTTCTCATCAGCCTCAAAGCCGGCGGCGTGGGCCTAAACCTGCCGCAGGCCGACACCGTGATCCACTACGACCCGTGGTGGAACCCGGCGGTGGAAAACCAGGCCACCGACCGCGCCCACCGCATCGGCCAGACACACAGTGTGTGGGTGCTCAAGCTGGTGGCTCAGGGCACGATTGAAGAACGCATACTGGCGCTGCAAGAGCGCAAAGCCGCCTTGGCCGAGGGCGTCTACAGCGGATCGGCGGCCCGGCGCGAGCCGCTGTTTGGCGAGAGCGACCTGGCCGAACTGCTCAAACCCCTGGGAAGGGCGTGA
- the htpG gene encoding molecular chaperone HtpG: MSTHHAFQAEVAQLLHLVTHSLYSNKDIFLRELVSNASDACDRLRFEALDNAELFEDAPNLEVRVAFDAEAKTLTITDNGIGMSEAEAIEHLGTIAKSGTKAFMSRLSGDQQKDAQLIGQFGVGFYSGFIVADRITVESRRAGLPPEQGVRWVSAGAGEFETEAISRAERGSAITLHLRDDAADYLKRWKLKGIIGKYSDHISLPILMRKEEWDAEKGESVLQDEWEQVNAASALWTRPKKDLSEQQYTDFYETISHDSQAPLCWSHNRVEGATEYTQLLYIPAKAPHDLWNRDKKPGVKLYVRRVFIMDEAEALLPSYLRWVKGVIDSADLPLNVSRELLQESRDVKAIREGNTRRVLALLEDLAKQGTQEAAPADGASADGAAAAAPVEAPVDAAQAEAAEGASTPSEAKDKYARFYAEFGAVLKEGLGEDFGNRERIARLLRFASTASDAVAVSLADYKARMKEGQQAIYYLTADNLAAAKSSPQLELFRKKGIEVLLMTDRVDEWALSFLHEFDGTALQSVAKGAVDLGQLQDEAEKQAAEAAAEQHKPLLERLKAVLADKAADVRMTTRLVDSPACLVVGEGDYSNQLARMLKAAGQQAPEVKPILELNPAHALVQKLEGAAQFDDLAHILFDQALLAEGGLPQDPAGYVRRVNALLV, translated from the coding sequence ATGAGCACCCATCACGCATTTCAGGCCGAAGTGGCCCAACTGTTGCACCTGGTCACGCACTCGCTCTATTCCAACAAGGACATCTTTTTGCGCGAGCTGGTCTCCAACGCTTCCGACGCCTGCGATCGGCTGCGTTTCGAGGCGCTGGACAACGCTGAGCTGTTTGAGGACGCGCCCAACCTGGAGGTGCGCGTGGCCTTTGACGCCGAGGCCAAAACCCTCACCATCACCGACAACGGCATCGGCATGAGCGAGGCCGAGGCGATCGAGCACCTGGGCACCATCGCCAAGAGCGGCACCAAGGCCTTCATGAGCCGCCTGAGCGGCGACCAGCAAAAAGACGCGCAACTGATCGGCCAGTTTGGCGTCGGGTTTTACTCGGGCTTCATTGTGGCCGATCGCATCACGGTCGAGAGCCGCCGTGCCGGCCTGCCGCCCGAGCAGGGGGTGCGCTGGGTCAGCGCTGGGGCGGGTGAGTTCGAGACCGAGGCCATCAGCCGGGCCGAGCGCGGCAGCGCCATCACGCTGCACCTGCGCGACGACGCCGCCGACTACCTCAAGCGCTGGAAGCTCAAGGGCATCATCGGCAAATACTCCGATCACATCAGCCTGCCGATTTTGATGCGCAAGGAAGAATGGGACGCCGAAAAAGGCGAGTCGGTGCTGCAAGACGAGTGGGAGCAGGTCAACGCCGCCAGCGCGCTCTGGACGCGGCCCAAAAAGGACCTGAGCGAGCAGCAGTACACCGATTTTTACGAGACCATCAGCCACGACTCGCAAGCGCCGCTGTGCTGGAGCCACAACCGCGTCGAGGGCGCGACCGAGTACACGCAACTGCTCTACATCCCGGCCAAGGCTCCGCACGATCTTTGGAACCGCGACAAAAAGCCCGGCGTCAAGCTCTATGTGCGGCGCGTGTTCATCATGGACGAGGCCGAGGCGCTGCTGCCCTCGTACCTGCGCTGGGTCAAGGGGGTGATCGATTCGGCCGATTTGCCGCTCAACGTCAGCCGCGAGCTGCTGCAAGAGAGCCGCGACGTGAAAGCCATCCGCGAGGGCAACACCCGGCGCGTGCTGGCGCTGCTGGAAGACTTGGCCAAACAGGGGACCCAGGAGGCGGCCCCTGCGGATGGCGCATCTGCCGATGGAGCCGCTGCCGCCGCCCCGGTCGAGGCCCCGGTTGACGCAGCGCAGGCCGAGGCCGCCGAGGGTGCGTCCACGCCGTCGGAGGCCAAAGACAAATACGCCCGCTTCTATGCCGAGTTTGGCGCCGTGCTCAAAGAGGGCCTGGGCGAGGACTTTGGCAACCGCGAGCGCATCGCGCGCCTGCTGCGCTTTGCCTCCACCGCCAGCGACGCCGTGGCCGTGAGCCTGGCCGACTACAAGGCGCGCATGAAGGAGGGCCAGCAAGCCATCTACTACCTCACGGCCGACAATCTGGCGGCGGCCAAGAGCAGCCCGCAGCTCGAGCTGTTTCGCAAAAAGGGCATCGAGGTGCTGCTCATGACCGATCGGGTCGATGAGTGGGCGCTGTCGTTCCTGCACGAGTTCGACGGCACGGCGCTGCAAAGCGTGGCCAAGGGCGCGGTCGATTTGGGCCAGTTGCAAGACGAGGCCGAAAAGCAGGCCGCCGAGGCTGCCGCCGAGCAGCACAAGCCGCTGCTGGAGCGCCTGAAAGCGGTGCTGGCCGACAAGGCCGCCGACGTGCGCATGACCACGCGGCTGGTGGACTCACCGGCCTGCCTGGTGGTGGGCGAGGGCGACTACTCGAACCAGTTAGCGCGCATGCTCAAGGCGGCCGGGCAGCAGGCCCCGGAAGTCAAGCCGATCCTGGAGCTCAACCCGGCACACGCGCTGGTGCAAAAGCTCGAAGGCGCGGCGCAGTTCGACGATTTGGCGCACATTTTGTTTGACCAGGCGCTGCTGGCCGAAGGCGGTCTTCCGCAAGACCCGGCCGGCTACGTGCGGCGCGTCAACGCCTTGTTGGTCTGA
- a CDS encoding pseudouridine synthase gives MPPTLRLPPRGPAGSVPSAPARASVSAPAPAPAPAVERVRINKRLAELGLCSRREADEWVARGWVRVNGAVAQTGQQVALADALEVDPQAQRQQDERVTIVLHKPVGYVSGLPEDGHQSAAVLVQPGTRWREDRSPRRFAASHTRGLAPAGRLDIDSTGLLVLTQDGRVAKALIGADSEVEKEYLVRVQWAPNGPQGAGVVAQNVQAFFPEAALARLRHGLQIDGRTLRPAQVQWQNPEQLRFVLQEGMKRQIRRMCEQVGLHVVGLKRVRIGRVLLGQLPLGQWRYLGPNERF, from the coding sequence ATGCCTCCTACCTTGCGTTTGCCTCCCCGTGGCCCGGCCGGCTCGGTGCCCAGTGCGCCAGCCCGTGCCTCTGTTTCTGCCCCTGCGCCTGCCCCTGCCCCTGCTGTGGAGCGGGTGCGCATCAACAAGCGGCTGGCCGAGCTGGGCTTGTGTTCGCGCCGCGAGGCCGACGAGTGGGTGGCGCGCGGCTGGGTGCGCGTGAATGGCGCCGTGGCCCAGACCGGGCAGCAGGTGGCGCTGGCCGATGCCCTAGAGGTGGACCCGCAGGCGCAGCGCCAGCAAGATGAGCGCGTGACGATCGTGCTGCACAAGCCGGTGGGCTATGTGAGCGGCCTACCCGAAGACGGGCACCAGAGCGCTGCCGTGCTGGTGCAGCCGGGCACGCGCTGGCGCGAGGACCGCAGCCCGCGCCGCTTTGCCGCCAGCCACACGCGCGGCTTGGCCCCGGCCGGGCGGCTGGACATCGATTCGACCGGCTTGCTGGTGCTGACGCAAGACGGCCGGGTGGCGAAAGCGCTGATCGGAGCCGACTCTGAGGTGGAGAAGGAATACCTGGTGCGCGTGCAGTGGGCCCCCAATGGCCCGCAGGGGGCCGGGGTGGTGGCGCAAAATGTGCAGGCGTTTTTTCCCGAGGCGGCGCTGGCGCGGCTGCGCCACGGCCTGCAAATCGACGGCCGCACGCTTAGGCCGGCGCAGGTGCAGTGGCAGAACCCGGAGCAGTTGCGTTTTGTGCTGCAAGAGGGCATGAAGCGCCAGATCCGGCGCATGTGCGAGCAAGTCGGGCTGCACGTGGTGGGGCTCAAGCGGGTGCGCATCGGGCGCGTGCTGCTGGGCCAGTTGCCGCTGGGGCAGTGGCGCTATTTGGGGCCGAACGAGCGGTTTTGA
- a CDS encoding Crp/Fnr family transcriptional regulator encodes MVYRDGLRQRARALSEAEFSAISWVQCLAENERLRVRGELMVTLALPGDSICRVGRPVTFWFGLIEGLLKMSNDDSLGPIMTFAGLAPGGWFGEGTALKRECYRYNVQALRKSLVAGLPVETFHWLLDHSIGFNRFVMCQLNERLGQFIAAREIDRLSEPEVRVARSLANLFHPGLFPGVGQMLRITQQELAYLVGLSRQRVNLALAALHQQGLIEVAYGGLRVLNLAALRAYSVSTEPV; translated from the coding sequence ATGGTTTACCGGGATGGGCTGCGGCAGCGGGCGCGGGCTTTGAGTGAGGCAGAGTTTTCTGCCATCAGTTGGGTCCAGTGCCTGGCCGAGAATGAGCGCTTGCGGGTGCGCGGCGAGCTGATGGTGACGCTGGCATTGCCGGGCGATTCGATTTGCCGCGTGGGGCGGCCGGTGACGTTCTGGTTTGGGCTGATCGAAGGCTTGCTCAAAATGAGCAACGACGACAGCTTGGGCCCGATCATGACCTTTGCCGGCTTGGCCCCCGGGGGCTGGTTTGGCGAGGGCACGGCGCTCAAGCGCGAGTGCTACCGCTACAACGTGCAAGCGCTGCGCAAGAGCCTGGTGGCGGGGCTGCCGGTGGAGACTTTTCATTGGCTGCTGGACCACTCGATCGGTTTCAACCGCTTTGTCATGTGCCAACTCAACGAGCGCCTGGGGCAGTTCATTGCCGCGCGCGAGATCGACCGCCTGAGCGAGCCCGAGGTGCGGGTGGCGCGCAGCTTGGCCAATCTGTTTCACCCGGGGCTGTTTCCGGGTGTGGGGCAGATGCTGCGCATCACGCAGCAGGAGCTGGCGTATTTGGTGGGGCTGTCGCGCCAGCGCGTGAATCTGGCGCTGGCGGCGCTGCACCAGCAGGGCTTGATCGAAGTGGCTTACGGTGGCTTGCGGGTGCTGAATTTGGCGGCTTTGCGCGCGTATTCGGTGAGCACGGAGCCGGTTTGA